A portion of the Bacteroides faecium genome contains these proteins:
- a CDS encoding TonB-dependent receptor: protein MQKKRARERIVMILCFIFLLFTPVLATSQSSAKRVSLNLKSATVKEFFDAVKVQTGLNFIYSTEQVKNMPRITVRSNSQPIGEVLDKVLSNTGYTYEIEGNIVTIVYQQPKNESRIAAGVVVDEDGLPLPGAYIKLMKTDHSTITDSEGKFSISLLQQKEPLLQVSYLGMMVEEVKVVIGKPLRVVMKSDVKSIDEVVVTGYQEIDRRKLASSISSIKGADLIGGEYLSIDRMLQGRLPGVAVMNMSSTPGAAPKIRIRGSSSITGNREPVWVVDGIILEEPVNISTEELNSPDKINLIGNAIGSVNPEDIERVDILKDASATAIYGIKAANGVIVVTTKQGKSQKPSISYTATLGITAPPTYDKMFRMNSADRIDMSIEMHERGLAFGSYKPSDIGYEGALQQLWNKDISYQDFLQEVKALKGLNTDWYDLLFRTAFTHQHSVAISGGNDRANYYMSVGYANNQSVTIGEGLERYNVLAKINTRINRNLQLGLKVSGSLSKADRPHTSIDVYEYAYNTSRAIPLRTASNDLHFYSNASGYNGNLPYNIVNELNHSGNKNDNSAIDVAINLDWKPASWLKFSSILGLSRSHVTQENWADEQSYYISSMRLTPYGTMLPNPLEDPVFAEQRCLLPFGGELVTSNTRHTSYTWRNSMSLMHSFGKHEISGSIGQEVRSSKYDGLRSTQYGYLPDRGKKFVDIDPTVWTRYGTLMKNSPDVVTDTKNNVVSLYATAAYVYDSRYILNFNIRTDGSNKFGQSRSVRFLPIWSVSTRWNVINEKFMKNVNFLNDLAVRASYGIQGNVHPDQTPNLIASLGTLEALPQEYVSTLHKLPNNKLKWEKTRSYNIALDWAFWNNRIYGSLDVYYKKGVDQVVTKNVAPSTGAMSVSINDGDVENKGWDLAVSFVPVQTKNWMWSLSFNTGKNYNKVLNAGNSAVTWEDYISGTLVSNGNAVNSFYSYKFDKLDANGYPTFKDINEKDEEGNTVVHSQQEMYDRAFVLSGKREPDLTGGFSTYLRYKNITFNALFSFSFGNKLRLNDLYESSGQRLPYPDQNMSSEFVNRWREPGDEDRTNIPVLSDKSLTINERDVTYRIADNGWDMYNKSDIRVVSGSFLRCRSMSVRYDLKREWLKPVFLKGASVSFDAGNVFVIKDKALKGRDPEQIGLGSRSIPPQRSYSLRFSITL from the coding sequence ATGCAAAAAAAGAGAGCTCGTGAACGTATTGTTATGATTCTCTGTTTCATTTTCCTGTTGTTTACGCCGGTGTTGGCTACATCGCAGTCGAGTGCAAAGAGGGTATCCTTAAATCTGAAGTCTGCTACGGTAAAAGAATTTTTTGATGCTGTGAAGGTACAGACAGGTCTGAACTTTATTTATAGCACGGAACAAGTGAAAAACATGCCTCGCATCACTGTGCGGAGTAACAGTCAGCCGATAGGCGAGGTGTTGGATAAGGTATTGTCAAATACGGGCTATACTTACGAAATTGAAGGAAACATCGTGACGATTGTTTATCAACAGCCTAAGAATGAATCTCGTATTGCTGCGGGAGTTGTGGTAGATGAAGACGGACTGCCATTGCCGGGAGCTTATATTAAGTTAATGAAAACAGACCATTCGACTATAACGGACAGTGAGGGTAAATTCTCAATCAGCCTGTTGCAGCAGAAAGAACCGTTATTGCAAGTCTCTTATCTGGGAATGATGGTGGAAGAGGTAAAAGTCGTCATCGGAAAACCTTTGAGAGTAGTGATGAAGTCGGACGTGAAATCCATTGACGAGGTGGTCGTGACAGGGTATCAGGAGATTGACAGACGCAAGCTGGCCAGCTCTATTTCTTCTATAAAGGGAGCGGACCTGATAGGGGGAGAGTACTTGTCCATTGACAGAATGTTGCAAGGGCGCCTGCCGGGTGTGGCTGTAATGAATATGTCTTCCACTCCGGGAGCAGCTCCTAAAATCAGAATCCGGGGTTCTTCTTCCATTACCGGAAACAGAGAGCCGGTGTGGGTGGTTGACGGGATCATTCTGGAAGAACCGGTCAATATCTCCACGGAAGAGTTGAACAGTCCTGACAAGATTAATTTGATTGGAAATGCAATCGGTTCCGTGAATCCGGAAGATATTGAACGGGTGGATATCCTGAAAGATGCCAGTGCTACGGCTATCTACGGTATAAAGGCTGCCAATGGGGTGATTGTGGTGACTACCAAACAGGGCAAAAGCCAGAAGCCCAGCATCTCATACACTGCTACACTGGGGATAACGGCTCCCCCCACTTATGATAAAATGTTCAGGATGAATTCCGCAGACAGAATTGATATGTCTATCGAGATGCACGAAAGAGGACTCGCTTTCGGAAGTTATAAGCCGTCGGATATCGGTTATGAAGGGGCATTACAGCAGTTGTGGAATAAGGATATCTCCTATCAGGACTTTCTGCAAGAAGTAAAGGCATTGAAGGGGTTGAATACAGACTGGTATGATTTGTTATTCCGTACGGCATTTACCCATCAACATTCGGTAGCCATCTCGGGCGGTAACGACCGTGCCAATTATTATATGTCCGTAGGATATGCCAATAACCAGAGTGTCACAATCGGGGAAGGGCTGGAACGTTATAACGTGCTGGCTAAAATAAATACCCGGATCAACCGGAACCTGCAATTAGGATTAAAAGTAAGCGGCTCGCTCTCTAAGGCGGATCGCCCTCATACTTCTATTGATGTGTACGAGTATGCCTATAACACCTCGCGGGCTATTCCTTTGCGGACAGCTTCCAATGATTTGCATTTTTATTCCAATGCGTCGGGCTATAATGGCAATTTACCTTATAATATCGTTAATGAACTGAACCATAGCGGAAACAAAAATGACAACTCAGCCATTGACGTAGCTATTAACCTGGACTGGAAACCAGCCTCATGGCTGAAGTTCTCGTCTATCCTGGGACTTTCGAGAAGTCATGTGACGCAGGAAAACTGGGCGGATGAGCAATCGTACTACATCTCTTCCATGAGACTGACTCCCTATGGTACGATGTTGCCGAATCCGTTGGAAGACCCGGTTTTTGCCGAACAGAGGTGTCTGCTTCCGTTCGGTGGAGAGCTGGTGACATCGAACACCCGCCATACCTCTTATACCTGGAGAAATAGCATGAGCCTGATGCATAGTTTCGGCAAACATGAGATTTCCGGAAGTATCGGTCAGGAAGTCAGGTCTTCCAAGTATGACGGTCTGCGGTCTACACAGTATGGTTATCTGCCGGACAGAGGTAAGAAGTTTGTAGACATTGACCCTACTGTATGGACAAGATACGGAACTTTGATGAAGAACAGCCCGGATGTGGTGACCGATACGAAGAATAATGTAGTTTCGCTTTACGCTACGGCGGCGTATGTCTATGACAGCCGCTATATCCTGAACTTTAACATAAGGACGGACGGTTCCAATAAGTTCGGTCAGAGCCGGAGCGTGCGCTTTCTGCCTATATGGTCGGTTTCTACACGCTGGAACGTTATCAATGAGAAGTTTATGAAGAATGTCAACTTCCTGAATGATTTGGCAGTCCGTGCTTCGTATGGCATACAGGGTAATGTACACCCGGACCAGACACCCAATCTGATAGCAAGCTTGGGAACGCTGGAAGCATTGCCGCAGGAATATGTGTCCACCCTTCACAAACTGCCGAATAATAAGTTGAAATGGGAAAAGACGCGGTCGTATAATATAGCACTCGACTGGGCTTTCTGGAATAACCGGATCTATGGCTCGCTCGATGTATATTATAAAAAGGGCGTCGACCAGGTGGTCACGAAGAATGTAGCTCCTTCCACGGGGGCGATGAGTGTATCCATTAATGACGGAGACGTGGAAAACAAAGGATGGGACCTGGCAGTGTCTTTTGTGCCGGTTCAGACCAAAAACTGGATGTGGAGTCTCTCATTCAATACGGGAAAGAACTACAATAAGGTGCTGAATGCCGGAAATTCGGCTGTCACTTGGGAAGACTATATCTCGGGTACGCTGGTAAGCAATGGGAATGCTGTCAACAGCTTCTATTCCTATAAATTCGATAAGCTGGACGCGAATGGCTATCCTACTTTCAAGGATATCAATGAAAAGGATGAAGAAGGAAACACAGTTGTCCATTCACAACAGGAAATGTATGACCGCGCCTTTGTGCTTTCCGGAAAGCGCGAACCTGACTTGACAGGGGGCTTCTCTACTTATCTGCGCTATAAGAATATCACGTTCAATGCATTGTTCTCATTCAGCTTCGGCAATAAGCTCCGCTTGAACGATTTGTACGAATCGTCCGGGCAGCGCCTTCCTTATCCGGATCAGAATATGTCCAGTGAGTTTGTGAACCGTTGGAGAGAACCGGGCGATGAAGACAGGACCAATATACCGGTACTGTCAGATAAGAGTCTGACGATTAATGAGAGAGATGTGACTTATCGCATTGCGGATAACGGTTGGGATATGTATAATAAGAGTGATATCAGAGTCGTTTCGGGCAGTTTCCTCAGATGCCGCTCGATGTCTGTCCGTTACGACCTCAAACGGGAATGGCTGAAGCCTGTTTTCCTGAAAGGCGCAAGTGTCAGTTTCGATGCCGGCAATGTGTTTGTCATTAAAGACAAAGCCTTGAAGGGAAGAGATCCGGAACAAATAGGACTGGGTTCGCGGAGTATTCCGCCGCAGCGTTCGTATTCACTTCGCTTTAGTATAACTCTTTAA
- a CDS encoding FecR family protein, whose product MMKRKRSINSIIHDQLLGYASEEDKEQLQLWLDSSPENRENYERMMRETCLADRYREFARVDEERAWQRFQKEHFPVRTMRWGRIGRYAAIFMIPVIGLAVWLWGTYRMDSKPVISEETRIAMIRSEQMGKQKATLVLTNGQQVDLKSAPASSIQDTIVKLLVPPSAKPQAEEDMPVETPVAENNKLSTYDDSEFWMTFEDGTRVHLNYNTTLKYPSHFSSGSRTVYLDGEAYFEVAKDSKRPFRVVTANGVVRQYGTSFNVNTYMAGITKVVLVNGSVSVLPNLGGEYKIKPGELAVLHAATQEVQISEVDIEPYVAWNNGRFVFDNCSLESLMNVISRWYNKEIIFESEDIKKIRFTGDIDRYGSISPILKAIQRVTHLEAEVRGESIVIRK is encoded by the coding sequence ATGATGAAGCGTAAAAGAAGTATAAACTCCATTATCCATGATCAGTTGCTGGGATATGCTTCGGAAGAAGATAAAGAACAGTTGCAATTATGGCTTGATAGTTCTCCGGAAAATAGAGAGAACTATGAACGTATGATGCGGGAAACTTGTCTGGCAGACCGGTATCGGGAGTTTGCCCGAGTGGATGAAGAACGTGCATGGCAACGGTTTCAGAAAGAGCATTTCCCTGTCCGGACTATGCGTTGGGGCAGGATAGGACGTTACGCTGCTATCTTTATGATACCCGTGATAGGACTTGCCGTCTGGCTTTGGGGAACATATCGGATGGATTCCAAACCGGTAATCTCGGAAGAAACCCGTATCGCAATGATTCGTTCGGAGCAAATGGGAAAACAAAAGGCGACACTTGTCTTGACGAACGGGCAGCAGGTAGACTTGAAATCAGCACCTGCCAGTTCGATACAGGATACGATTGTGAAATTACTCGTTCCGCCGTCGGCAAAACCTCAAGCGGAAGAAGATATGCCGGTAGAAACCCCTGTGGCGGAGAATAACAAACTGTCTACATATGATGACAGCGAATTCTGGATGACATTCGAGGACGGGACGAGGGTACATTTGAACTATAATACAACGTTAAAGTATCCGTCGCATTTCTCTAGCGGCAGCCGTACGGTTTATCTGGACGGTGAAGCCTATTTTGAGGTGGCTAAAGACAGCAAACGTCCTTTCCGGGTGGTAACGGCAAATGGAGTGGTCCGCCAATATGGCACTTCCTTTAATGTCAATACCTATATGGCCGGAATCACGAAAGTAGTCCTGGTAAACGGCTCCGTCAGCGTCCTGCCTAATCTGGGGGGAGAATATAAGATAAAACCCGGAGAACTGGCTGTGCTTCATGCCGCAACGCAGGAAGTGCAGATTAGTGAGGTAGACATAGAACCTTATGTTGCCTGGAATAACGGACGCTTTGTTTTTGACAACTGCTCGTTGGAAAGTTTGATGAACGTGATATCCCGTTGGTATAATAAAGAAATCATATTTGAATCGGAAGACATCAAGAAAATACGCTTTACGGGTGATATTGATCGTTACGGTTCTATATCCCCCATACTGAAAGCCATACAACGTGTGACGCATCTGGAGGCGGAAGTCCGGGGAGAAAGCATTGTTATAAGAAAATAA
- a CDS encoding RNA polymerase sigma-70 factor: protein MGSNEISIEQINKLDVTAFRLLYKSYYKGLVCYAIQIIGTSESAEDIVQELFSTIWAKKMVFQSLVSFKAYLYNSVRNASLDYLKHKNIEGNYLQKMLDAHPAYRTGEEDEEGFFSEEVYRRLFETIDALPERCREVFLMYMEGKKNEEVAQALHVSIETVKTQKKRAMSILRKKLSSYQFLLLQLLLP, encoded by the coding sequence ATGGGTAGCAATGAGATTTCAATAGAACAGATAAATAAGCTGGATGTCACAGCCTTCCGACTGCTTTATAAGAGTTATTATAAAGGGTTGGTTTGCTATGCGATTCAGATTATAGGCACTTCCGAATCAGCGGAAGACATTGTGCAGGAATTGTTTTCTACTATCTGGGCGAAGAAGATGGTATTTCAATCACTGGTATCTTTTAAAGCCTATTTGTATAATTCCGTCCGGAACGCTTCACTTGATTATCTGAAACACAAAAACATAGAAGGTAACTATCTACAGAAAATGCTCGACGCTCATCCGGCTTATCGGACAGGAGAAGAGGATGAAGAGGGATTTTTTAGTGAGGAAGTCTATCGCCGGCTTTTTGAAACGATTGATGCTTTGCCGGAACGTTGCCGTGAAGTGTTCCTGATGTATATGGAAGGCAAAAAGAATGAGGAAGTAGCCCAGGCGCTTCATGTCTCTATTGAAACGGTAAAGACACAGAAGAAAAGGGCGATGTCCATCCTTCGGAAAAAACTGAGTTCCTATCAGTTCTTGTTGCTCCAACTGCTGCTTCCATAA
- a CDS encoding DUF2795 domain-containing protein, translating to MYWTLELASKLEDAPWPATKDELIDYAMRSGAPLEVIENLQEMEDEGEIYESIEDIWPDYPSKEDFFFNEEEY from the coding sequence ATGTATTGGACATTGGAACTAGCATCAAAACTTGAAGATGCTCCCTGGCCGGCAACCAAGGACGAATTGATTGATTATGCCATGCGTTCGGGTGCTCCTCTTGAAGTTATTGAGAATCTCCAAGAGATGGAAGATGAGGGCGAAATCTATGAGAGTATCGAAGATATTTGGCCGGATTATCCTAGTAAGGAAGATTTTTTCTTTAACGAGGAAGAGTATTAA
- a CDS encoding cob(I)yrinic acid a,c-diamide adenosyltransferase, whose amino-acid sequence MKKSLVYTKTGDKGTTSLVGGSRVPKTHIRLEAYGTVDELNSHLGWLHTYLLDEADRDFVLGIQHKLFAIGSHLATDQEKTQLKPASIISSEDVESIEQEIDKLDEQLPELCAFIIPGGSRGASVCHICRTVCRRAERRILTLSETCTISPKVLAFVNRLSDYLFVLSRKINFDEQNNEIFWDNSWK is encoded by the coding sequence ATGAAAAAGAGCCTTGTATATACAAAAACCGGTGATAAAGGGACTACCAGCCTGGTTGGCGGTAGCCGTGTACCGAAAACTCATATCCGTCTGGAAGCCTACGGAACAGTGGATGAACTGAATTCCCATTTAGGATGGTTACATACTTATCTGCTGGATGAGGCAGACCGTGACTTTGTCCTGGGTATTCAGCATAAGCTCTTCGCTATCGGGTCACATCTTGCCACCGACCAGGAGAAGACACAACTGAAACCTGCCAGTATAATCTCTTCGGAAGATGTGGAAAGTATCGAACAGGAGATAGATAAACTGGACGAGCAACTACCGGAACTTTGCGCGTTTATTATTCCGGGCGGAAGTCGGGGGGCATCTGTTTGCCACATCTGCCGTACTGTTTGCCGGAGAGCGGAAAGACGTATTCTGACTTTATCCGAAACTTGTACAATTTCGCCTAAAGTCCTAGCTTTTGTCAACAGATTATCAGATTATTTGTTTGTTTTATCCCGAAAAATTAATTTTGATGAACAAAACAACGAAATATTTTGGGATAATAGTTGGAAATGA
- a CDS encoding energy transducer TonB, with the protein MEAKKSKKAAIENQRGSWLLMGAVVALAFMFVSFEWTQHDVRLAANSLANDPIFEEVLVPITYPEEKLEPPPPPEVKASELIEIVTNEQEVTDAVTTVSEDQGQPYEIVWVPPVVETEKVEEDVIHVTAEIMPEFPGGAAALMKYLGTNIKYPTISQEMGSMGRVIVQFVVDKDGTITNPTVVRGVDAYLDKEAIRVISSMPKWKPGVQNGKKVRVKYTVPVVFRLQ; encoded by the coding sequence ATGGAAGCCAAAAAGTCAAAAAAGGCTGCAATTGAGAACCAACGTGGTTCTTGGTTGCTGATGGGTGCAGTTGTTGCGCTTGCTTTCATGTTTGTTTCGTTCGAATGGACACAGCATGATGTGAGATTAGCGGCAAATTCGTTAGCTAACGACCCCATCTTTGAAGAGGTACTCGTTCCGATCACGTATCCCGAAGAGAAACTGGAACCGCCTCCACCACCGGAAGTTAAAGCATCAGAATTGATCGAAATAGTAACTAACGAACAAGAGGTGACGGATGCAGTTACAACAGTCTCGGAAGATCAAGGTCAACCTTACGAAATCGTTTGGGTACCGCCTGTTGTGGAAACTGAAAAGGTTGAAGAAGACGTCATTCATGTGACTGCCGAAATCATGCCTGAATTTCCTGGGGGCGCGGCTGCCTTGATGAAGTATTTGGGTACAAATATCAAGTATCCGACTATTTCTCAAGAAATGGGTTCAATGGGAAGAGTGATTGTCCAGTTTGTCGTTGACAAAGACGGAACGATTACGAATCCGACAGTGGTACGAGGGGTAGATGCCTATTTGGATAAAGAAGCTATCCGTGTGATAAGCTCTATGCCGAAATGGAAACCCGGAGTACAGAATGGCAAGAAAGTTCGAGTGAAATATACTGTGCCTGTGGTATTCAGACTACAGTAG
- a CDS encoding ORF6N domain-containing protein, whose amino-acid sequence MKQLEVIQSKIYDIRGQKVMIDRDLAEMYGVETRVLNQAVKRNIDRFPLDFMFQLTDEETGNWKSQIVMTNSVKMGIRRNPYVFTELGVAMLSSVLNSKTAIQINMSIMRAFVAVRQLLLNPPVSPIHELQNEVKELKEYIEEVFADYNDINEDTQTQLELINQTLAELQAQKVLADKPRNPIGFPIPNKDKE is encoded by the coding sequence ATGAAACAGCTCGAAGTAATACAAAGTAAGATATACGACATACGTGGACAAAAGGTAATGATTGACCGTGATTTAGCGGAAATGTATGGAGTCGAAACCCGGGTTTTAAATCAAGCGGTGAAACGTAATATAGATCGTTTTCCTTTAGATTTCATGTTTCAGTTGACGGATGAAGAAACGGGAAATTGGAAATCACAAATTGTGATGACCAATTCTGTAAAAATGGGTATTCGGCGCAATCCTTACGTATTTACGGAGTTAGGCGTAGCAATGCTTAGTAGTGTTCTCAATTCAAAGACAGCAATACAAATAAATATGAGTATCATGCGGGCTTTTGTTGCAGTTCGCCAATTGCTATTAAATCCCCCTGTTAGTCCGATTCATGAATTGCAAAACGAAGTCAAGGAATTGAAGGAGTACATCGAAGAAGTATTTGCCGACTATAACGACATCAACGAAGACACCCAGACACAACTGGAACTAATCAATCAAACATTGGCTGAGTTACAAGCTCAAAAGGTGTTAGCGGACAAGCCACGTAATCCTATCGGTTTCCCTATTCCGAATAAAGACAAAGAATGA
- a CDS encoding mannose-1-phosphate guanylyltransferase, with amino-acid sequence MTNKDNYCVIMGGGIGSRFWPFSRKTLPKQFLDFFGTGRSLLQQTFDRFQKVVPTENILIVTNAMYADLVKEQLPEVSEEQILLEPARRNTAPCIAWASYHIRALNPNANIVVAPSDHLILKEDEFLAAIEKGLDFVSRSEKLLTLGIKPNRPETGYGYIQIDEPAGGNFYKVKTFTEKPELELAKVFVESGEFYWNSGLFMWNVNSIIKASEELLPELASKLAPGRDIYATDGEKAFIEENFPACPNVSIDIGIMEKADNVYVSLGDFGWSDLGTWGSLYDLSERDLEGNVTLKCHSLIYNSKDNMVVLPKGKLAVIDGLEGYLIAESDNVLLICRKDEEHAIRKYVNDAQMQLGDDFI; translated from the coding sequence ATGACAAATAAGGATAATTATTGCGTGATTATGGGTGGCGGCATTGGAAGCCGCTTTTGGCCGTTTAGCCGCAAAACATTGCCCAAACAATTTTTAGATTTCTTCGGAACCGGTCGCTCACTCTTGCAACAGACTTTTGACCGCTTCCAAAAGGTGGTTCCAACAGAAAATATTCTCATCGTCACCAACGCAATGTATGCAGACTTAGTGAAGGAGCAATTGCCCGAAGTGAGCGAAGAACAGATTCTACTGGAACCGGCTAGAAGAAATACCGCTCCATGTATCGCATGGGCTTCCTACCATATCAGGGCACTAAACCCGAACGCCAATATCGTAGTCGCCCCTTCGGATCACCTGATTTTAAAAGAGGACGAATTTCTTGCCGCTATTGAAAAAGGACTGGATTTTGTTTCACGCTCGGAAAAACTACTCACTTTAGGAATCAAACCCAACCGCCCGGAAACCGGATACGGATATATACAAATCGACGAACCTGCCGGTGGCAATTTCTACAAAGTAAAGACATTCACCGAAAAACCGGAACTTGAATTAGCCAAAGTATTTGTGGAGAGTGGAGAGTTTTACTGGAACTCCGGACTGTTTATGTGGAATGTAAATTCCATCATTAAAGCAAGCGAAGAATTACTACCGGAATTGGCTTCCAAGTTGGCACCGGGAAGAGATATCTATGCTACTGACGGAGAAAAAGCATTTATTGAGGAGAACTTCCCTGCATGTCCCAACGTATCCATCGACATAGGCATCATGGAGAAAGCGGATAATGTATATGTATCTTTAGGAGATTTCGGCTGGTCTGACCTTGGAACATGGGGGTCGCTTTATGACTTGTCGGAAAGGGATTTGGAAGGTAATGTTACCCTGAAATGCCATTCACTTATCTATAATAGTAAGGATAATATGGTAGTGCTCCCGAAAGGGAAGTTGGCTGTGATTGACGGACTGGAAGGATATCTGATAGCCGAATCAGACAACGTCCTGCTGATTTGCCGCAAAGACGAAGAGCATGCCATCCGCAAATATGTAAATGATGCCCAAATGCAATTGGGTGATGATTTTATTT